A stretch of DNA from Perognathus longimembris pacificus isolate PPM17 chromosome 14, ASM2315922v1, whole genome shotgun sequence:
GCGGGGCGGGCCTCCGGCGCCCCGCCACCACGGCCGTCCCCAAGATGTTTGCCTTCGACGCCGTCTTCCCCCAGGACTCGGAGCAGGTAGAGCGGACGGGACCCCGAGAGGGCAGGCTGGGCTGGAGGGAGCAGCGGGGTCAGCTCCAcagctccccccggcccccccactGTGGCCCCTGGCCCCGGCTGCctccacagctcccctcccccaccttcagGCCTAGCCGGGGGCACCGGGGGCTTCTTGGAGCCCCCCTCTTTGGGGGTGTCTGTCCCACACGTCTGTGTGACCCCAGACCTGTGTCCCGGCAGCTGGAGCCCCTCTGTGCTTGCGGGGTCTGCGGCACCCCGCCGGTGCGTCTGCAGGGtgctgccccccccgccccgccccggccctgtGCCCTCTGGCTGAGcgctgagctcaggccctgactgcgGGCTCAGCCGCCCGCCCGGTGGACCGGGGTGGACGCGGCGGCGCGCTGTGACCCCGGCCCCTGCCTgagccccgctccccctcccagGCGGAGGTCTGCTCGGGCACCGTGGCCGACGTGCTCCAGTCCGTGGTCAGCGGGGTGGACGGCTGCATCTTCTCGTTCGGCCATAGGAGCCTGGGTGCGTGTCCCCGACCCCCCTCGGGCTGCCGCGGGGAGCAGAGGGGTGCCTCTCCCCGCGGGGGGCTCGCGGAGACTCTGGAAGGCCGAGGCCTGGGAAGGGAGGGGCGCTCACCGGTCCCCGTGTCCCCCAGGCAAGTCCTACACCATGATCGGGAAGGACAGCTCGCCCCAGAGCCTGGGCGTGGTGCCCTGCGCCATCTCCTGGCTCTTCCGGCTCATCGCGGAGCGCAGGGACCGGACGGGCGCGCGCTTCTCCGTCCGCGTCTCTGCGGTGGAGGTGTGCGGCCGCGACCAGAGCCTGCGGGACCTGCTGGCCGGGGTGGCCGCCGACGGCCTCCAGGACGCCCAGTCCCCGGGCGTCTACCTGCAGGAGGACCCCGCGTGGGGGGCGCAGGTTCGCCGGGGCGGCCTCCCTCCGGGGTCCCCGAGGGGATGGGGCGCGCCCGCGCCGAGCCCCCCGAGCCACTGCCGCCCCCTCTCCCGCAGCTCCAGAGCCAGAGCGAGCTGCGGGCGCCCACGGCGGAGAAGGCCGCCTTCTACCTGGACGCGGCCCTGGCCGCCCGCAGCCCGGGCCCCGTCGGCGGGGAGGACGCGCGCCGGAGCTCGCACCTGCTCTTCACGCTGCACGTGTACCAGTACCGCGTGGACAAGGGCGGCCAGGGCGGAAGTACGTGCGCCCCGCCCGGGGACCCCGCCCGCCCCGTGGGGCCGAGGGGCCGGGCGCCCACCTGCGCTGTCCTTGCAGTGTCTGGAGGCCGGAGCCGGCTGCACCTCATCGACCTGGGCGGCTGTGAGGCGGCCCCCAGCCGGGGCCCCGAGGCCACGGGCGGGTCCCTGTGCCTGTCCCTGTCAGCCCTGGGCAGCGTCATCCTCGCCCTGGTCAACGGGGCCAAGCACGTGCCCTACCGGTGAGTGCGGCCGAGTGCCGGCCGGCCAGGGCGGACCTGGGGGACGGGCGGCCCTCCGGGGACCTGGGTGCGGGCCAGGGCGGCCCTGGGGGACGGGCGGCCCTCCGGGGACCTGGGAGCGGGCCAGGGCGGCCCTGGGGGACGGGCGGCCCTCCGGGGACCTGGGTGCCGGCCAGGACGGCCCTGGGGGACGGGCGGCCCTCCGGGGACCTGGGAGCGGGCCAGGGCGGCCCTGGGGGACGGGCGGCCCTCCGGGGACCTGGGTGCCGGCCAGGACGGCCCTGGGGGACGGGCGGCCCTCCGGGGACCTGTGTGCCGGCCAGGACGGCCCTGGGGGACGGGCGGCCCTCCGGGGACCTGGGAGCGGGCCAGGGCGGCCCTGGGGGACAGCCGGCCCTGGGGGACGGGCGGCCCTCCGGGGACCTGGGAGCGGGCCAGGGCGGCCCTGGGGGACGGGCGGCCCTCCGGGGACCTGGGAGCGGGCCAGGGCGGCCCTGGGGGACGGGCGGCCCTCCGGGGACCTGGGAGCGGGCCAGGGCGGACGTGGAGGCAGGGaggcggggccaggggctggacaCAGCCCCAGGCCGCAGAGAAGCCGCCGTCCCTGTCCCACCGCggatcccccctcccccgcgcgcgGCCTCCCCCTCACGACCCCTCGACCCCAGGGACCACAGGCTCACCATGCTGCTGCGGGAGCCCCTGGCTGCCGCCGGCTGCCGCACCACCATGATCGCCCACGTCTCCGACGCGCCCGCGCACCACGCCGAGACGCTCAGCACCGTGCAGCTGGCCGCCCGCATCCAGCGCCTGCGCAGGAAGAAGGCCAAGGtaggctgccccctcccccgtggcccccccgctgccccccccgctgccccccccgCGCCCCTGGGCCACGCCCTCGGCCGCTCTCCAGGGCGCCAGCCCCCGTTGGTCTCTGTGTCACGGGGGTGCGGCCACACGGCACGGCCCGGagggagtggagtggggggccggggtgtgggggaggggcgcaGGCGGAGGTCAGCCCGCTCAGGCGATCGCCTTGCCGCCCCCAGTACGCCTCCAGCTCCTCCGGGGGGGAGAGCTCCTgcgaggagagccggggccgccgccccccccacctccgacCCTTCCATCCCCGCGCGGCGACCCCGGACCGCCGCCGCGTGCCGCCCGGCCTGCCCGGCGACCCCGACTACTCGTCCAGCAGCGAGCAGTCCTGCGACACGGTCATCTACGTGGGGCCCGGCGGGGCGGCGCTGTCCGACCGCGAGCTCACCGACAGCGAGGGCCCCCCGGACTTCGTGCCCATCATCCCCGCGCTGAGCCGCCGCCGCCCGTCCCAGGGCCCCGGGGAGGCCGACCACTTCCGCTGCAGCACCTTCGCGGAGCTCCAGGAGCGGCTGGAGTGCATCGACGGCAGCGAGGGGCTCCCGGAGGACCCCGGGGGCGCCGAGGGAGCTCCGCCCAGCCCGGCGCGgggggccgcctcccccaggaGGCCCGGGGGCCCCCCGACGGCCTCCAGCGCCCCCCGGGGCGGCCAGGGAGCAGACGCCAGCGGGAGCGCCCCCGAACCCTCCAAGCCCGGCACCCAGGGCGACCCGGCCGCCGACCCGGGCGCCCGCCCCGAGCCCCCCGCCCCGGACAAGCCCGCGGGCGGGGGCGGCAGGAGAccgctgcccggcccggcccccccgctggagcccgggggagggggcgtgggcaGCCCGGCGCGCAGGGGCCCCGTGGGCGGGAGCGCACAGCCTctccccgccccgggccgggcctgcCCCTGCCCGGCCGCGCCTGCCCGCCGTGGGGAGCCGGGCCTGCTGACGGCCACCGTGACGGTGCAGCAGCCCGTGGAGCTGAACGGCGAGGACGAGCTGGTGTTCACGGTGGTGGAGGAGCTGCCGCTGGGGCCGCGCGCCGCCCGGCCCGCCAgcctggccagcctgggcagcgacTGCTCCCTGCAGGCCCAGGCCTCGGGCTCGCGGCCCGTCAGCATCATCAGCAGCCTCAACGACGCCTTCGACGCCTACACCGCGCGGGGCCCCGAGGGCGCGGGGGCTCCCGGGCGGTCCCCGGACGGTGCCGCCTCCCTCGGCTCCTGGCTCAGCGAGGTGGAGGTCTGCGCGGCCCTCGGCCACGGCCCCGCGCCGCGGCCCCCCTTGCGCCCAGACGCCACGGCGGTGGTGGCcggcccttccccgccccccgcctcggGCCGCAGCCTCGGGGCCTCGgaccccggccctcccccccggGGGGCAGCGACGGCGGCCCCGGCTCCGCCCGGCAGGGAGCCCTGGGCCCGGGTCCTGCAGGCCCCGGCCCTCGCCCCCACCATCCACTCCAGCCTCCCCCGGAAGCCAAGGACTACCTCAGCCGCCAGCCGCCCGGGCTGCGCGCCCCCCAGCCCCAGAGGCCCCTTCGAGGACCCCTGGCTGCTCCGGGCCGATGACTGTGACGCCGCCCCCGTGGCCTGCGGCCCGGTGCCCGGCTCCCCCCGGCTGCCCGGAGCCCCGCGCGTGGTGGACGGCTGTGAGCTGGCCGGCAGGGCCGCCCGCAGGCCCGAGGCCGTGGCCCGCATCCCGCCCCTGCGGAGGGGCGCCACCACGCTGGGGGTGACCACGGTCCCCGGGTCCTGCGGAGACGCCCCGGCCGAGGGAGCGGGCGGCCCCAGGGCCTCGCCCGGCCTCAGGAAGGGCTCGGCCCCCAAGGGGGGCTTCCTCCCCAGGCCTCCGGGGgccgggccgcccgccccgcccgtgcGCAAGTCCAGCCTGGAGCAGAGCGGCCTGGgggcgccccgggccgggcccgccGCCCCCGCGCCCCACGGGGAGGAGGAAGCCCGGCCCGGCGGCCGGGGGgacccccctgccccccggggGACGTCCAGCCTGCGGGCCCGGGCTGGCAAGGGGGagccggcgccccgccccgccggtgCGTCCCTGGAGCGGGGCGAGGGCCAGGCCCACGGCAGCAAGGGCAGGGACGGCCCCGCGCGGGGCCCCCGGGCCGTGCCCCGGCTGGGCGTGCCCGCCGGCCCCGTGCCCGAGCCCCCGGCCGCCGGCAGGGGCGGCGCGGCGAAGGCCGGGGCCCCCCCCAAGCCGCCGGCCGCCGGGGCCAAGGGCCGGAGCCTGGTGGCCGGCGGGTcccgggccccgggggcccccgTGTCGGGCAGGGCGGCCGCCGGCGCGGCGGTCGCGGCGAGCCCCCGGACGGCGCCCCGGGCCGCCCCCGCCGTGGGCTGCAAGACCGGCCGGGGCACCGTCATGGGCGCCAAGCAGGCGCTGCGGGCCGCGCACAGCCGCGTGCACGAgctggcggcgggcggcggcccgGGGCGAGGCGGCCCCGCGTGGGGCTCGGCCGACTCGGACAGCGGGCTGGAcagcggcgcggcggcggcggaggagcggccccccgcgggccccgcgctGCCCTCGCCCTACAGCAAGGTGACGGCGCCCCGGCGGCCCCAGCGCTACAGCAGCGGGCACGGCAGCGACAACAGCAGCGTGCTGAGCGGGGAGCTGCCGCCCGCCATGGGCCGCACCGTGCTCTTCTACcacagcggcggcagcagcggctaCGAGAGCGTCCTGCGCGACAGCGAGGAGGCCACCGGCAGCGCCTCCTCCGCGCCCGACTCCACCAGCGAGAGCGGCGCCGCCTCGCCCGGCGCCCGCGCCCGCAGCCTCAAGTCCCCCAAGAAGAGGGCCACAGGTGGGTGCGGGCCGCGGGCCCCGGGAGAGCCGAGCCCCGGGAGAGCCGAGCCCCGGGAGAGCCGAGCCCCGGCCGGGCCGGCATCCCCGCGCCGCTCACCCGGGGCCGCGCGCCGGCCGCGTTGCAGGTCTGCAGCGGCGGCGGCTGATCCCGGCCCCGCTGCCCGACGCCGCGGCCCTGGCCCGCAAGCCCAGCCTCCCGGGGCAGTGGGTGGACCTGCCCCCGCCGCTGGCCGGCGCCCTCAAGGAGCCCTTCGAGATCAAGGTGTACGAGATCGACGACGTGGAGCGCCTGCAGCGGCACCGCCCGCCCCCCCGGGAGCCCGCGGCGCAGgtgcggggcgcgcgggcggggctgggcggggtgcGTGGGCGGGGCAGGTGCGGGGtgcgtgggcggggccgggcggggtgcgtgggcggggcagggcggggtgcGTGGGCAGGGCGGGtgtgtgggcggggccgggcggggtgcgtgggcagggccgggcggggtgcatgggcggggcctggcggggtgcgtgggcggggccgggcggggcgcgcgggcggggcggggcggggccgccgggaGCCCCGGGGAGCACAGAGAGCGCGGGGGTCCCTGACCGCACCTTCTCTGGCCCACAGGCCTCCCAGGATGTGGAGAAGGTGAGgaggcccccgcggcccccgggggCTCACAGgcacgtgtgcgcgcgcgtgtgcacgccCATGGGGCCGGTAGGGGTGTGCCGAGGGGGAGTGGCATGCAGTGCGCACGCTTAGCACGCGGGCGGGGGGGCTGGACATTCGGGgagagcctccccccccccccccccccgctcgggAGCAGCCCTCAGGCCCGCCCGCCTgagccgcccgccctccccccacccgccgccAGGGCCCGGTGTGCGTCCCCAGGCTGCGCGGGGCCGAGCGCCGGCAGCAGAGGCTGCGGGAGGTGCAGGCCCGGCGCGCCGCATCTCTGCGAGGAGCTGGCCGAGACGCAGGGCCGCCTCATGCTGGAGCCCGGCCGCTGGCTGGAGCAGTGtgagtgccgggggggggggttgcccgcGCCCCGTGCCCGCCCTGTGCGGGCCCCGCGCCCCATGCGGGCCCCAcgccccgcgggccccggccGGCCTCCTGCCTTCACTGTCGAGCTGCTCTTGAGACACGGGGAGGGGTGGGACGGGGAGCACGGGGGCGCGCGGTGCCTTTCCTGGGGGTCTCTGGCCCCTGACCCGGCCGTGTCGCCCCCCTTCCCAGTCGAGGTGGACCCGGAGCTGGAGCCCGAGTCCCCCGAGTACCTGGCGGCGCTGGAGCGGGCCACGGCCGCCCTGGAGCAGTGCGTGAACCTGTGCAAGGCGCACGTCATGATGGTCACCTGCTTCGACATCGGCGCcacggccgccgccgcccgcccggggccGCAGGAGGTGGACGTCTGAGCCTCGGCGGCGCgggagggggcgcgcgggggggagggcaggtgtGAGGACGGGGAGCGAGCAGGGTGTGAGGACGGGAGCGTGCAGGTGTGAGGACAGGAGAGTGCGGGGCCGGGGTGCGAGGCCAGGAAAAGGTGCAGGGGTGTGGGGATGGTGGGGTTGGAGGGAGGGCCGGAGGGGGGGCTCAGAGGAGGTGGGCGGGGGAGGGCCTGCCGGGCCGGAGGGAGGACAGCGGCCGCCCCGCCACATCGCAAGTGCCTTTGACCTTCAGTCAGGACTTCTTTTTCCCATTGGTGCTACAGACTCCGCCACCAGCAGTGCGCGCCCCGCTCCGGCCCGGGGCAGGGGCGTCTCCCGCCGGCCTCCGGCCTCCGGGTGGGGTGCGGTGGCCGGCTCTGCGTCCCGGCCGCCTGCTCTGGGCGGagccggcggggaggggggggtgcgcCGGGCCGCCTCGGCGGGTCTTCAGGGGCGGGACCGAGGTGCCCAGGCCCCCTCTCTCCCCCGGGACCCAGAGTCCTGGACACGTGAGGCCTTCTTCCATGGCAGGAATTCTAACCAAAACCACAAGCAAAAAACACAACGCGACCAACCACCAGCCACAGAGACGGGGTGCGGGTTTTGTACGGGCTCCGCGCGGGCTCCTATTTTTGTATCGTTTTGTGTATGAGCCTGGGGTTCGCAGTAGGATTTGAGGGCACACGATCTAGGTTTTTATGGTTTTCTATGGACGGCGGTCCTCGGGGTTTTggcagctgtggggggggggcaggttctTTTCGGGGCACCTCGGGCGGCAGGGGGGCGTTGGGGCGGGGCTCGTTTCCCGCCTGCCGGCACAGCTCCCTGCACGATGGTTCCAGGGTCCCCGGCCGCTGCGTTTTATAGGGCGTCCAGACTTTGTACAGACTGTAGATAACATCTCGCCGCGATTTGTATTTGTGAATAAAAGATGCCTCGATTGTTCGCGTGGTCCTGAGTTCCTGCGTGCGGCGCCGCGGGGTGCCCCCCTGCCCGGgtcccgggggcgggggtggggggcggcggcaGGGCGGGGGACGACCCTGGGgagcagtgccccccccccccccggggccaccGTGCAGGCCATCGGAAAGTGGCGCCAGCGTgagtgggtgctggtgtctcGTGCTGGGTGATCCTGTCTGCtcagagggggaggtgggaggctcAGTTCccggccagcccgggcagaacaGCCTGGGGGACAGCCCCGGTGGGGGAGGCCGGGCGCGGCCCCCACGCATGGGTCACCCCTGCTGGGCCGGGCGCTTGCGAGAGGACGGGGCCGCCGCACTGACCCAGGCTCGGGAAGAGCCCTggcgagggagggctggggggagggcgtggcacccgcgcgtgtgcgcacacacacacacacacacacgtgcgcccCGAGAGGCGGGCCCTCGCGTCTCACCTTGGCTGCCGGGCCTGGCCGGGAGGGAGGCGCTGACCCCGTTCACCCCGCTGGTTCTGTTGCCTGGGGACACGGCAGCCGGGACGCcggccctggggggggaggggggcctcgcGCCGGGTCtggcccctgcctgcctg
This window harbors:
- the Kif26a gene encoding LOW QUALITY PROTEIN: kinesin-like protein KIF26A (The sequence of the model RefSeq protein was modified relative to this genomic sequence to represent the inferred CDS: deleted 1 base in 1 codon); the encoded protein is MGGRGAPRRAAQPEVAEGGPAREPRPRLEVSPRPKPPARPEADPCGSRPAPEGAGAGAEQSHAAGAGAWCRHCHTKLVELKRQAWKLVSGPGTPLRDPCLSALLLDKLPAPGVPPACRPGAESRCDVCAAHLHPLTREALHLLQAPAGPDAPRGGGGPGTTAGPKDAPGPGGPAGRQPDRRKGPAWPPGPSVQVSVAPAGLGGALSTVTIQAQQCLEGVWGLTRVNSFLPPTCLAEAAVAAVAVADTVRDGAPGAGLDGVPTPWSRGAACASALGTPGPSAGGSTASTAASFFIRAAQKLSLAPKRKKTPPPPAPAARGTCAYPTDFSGVLQLWPPPAPPCLLRAAKAKDNPGGFGKVKVMLRIWPAQGAQRAAESTSFLKVDSRRKQVALYDPAAGPLGGAGLRRPATTAVPKMFAFDAVFPQDSEQAEVCSGTVADVLQSVVSGVDGCIFSFGHRSLGKSYTMIGKDSSPQSLGVVPCAISWLFRLIAERRDRTGARFSVRVSAVEVCGRDQSLRDLLAGVAADGLQDAQSPGVYLQEDPAWGAQLQSQSELRAPTAEKAAFYLDAALAARSPGPVGGEDARRSSHLLFTLHVYQYRVDKGGQGGMSGGRSRLHLIDLGGCEAAPSRGPEATGGSLCLSLSALGSVILALVNGAKHVPYRDHRLTMLLREPLAAAGCRTTMIAHVSDAPAHHAETLSTVQLAARIQRLRRKKAKYASSSSGGESSCEESRGRRPPHLRPFHPRAATPDRRRVPPGLPGDPDYSSSSEQSCDTVIYVGPGGAALSDRELTDSEGPPDFVPIIPALSRRRPSQGPGEADHFRCSTFAELQERLECIDGSEGLPEDPGGAEGAPPSPARGAASPRRPGGPPTASSAPRGGQGADASGSAPEPSKPGTQGDPAADPGARPEPPAPDKPAGGGGRRPLPGPAPPLEPGGGGVGSPARRGPVGGSAQPLPAPGRACPCPAAPARRGEPGLLTATVTVQQPVELNGEDELVFTVVEELPLGPRAARPASLASLGSDCSLQAQASGSRPVSIISSLNDAFDAYTARGPEGAGAPGRSPDGAASLGSWLSEVEVCAALGHGPAPRPPLRPDATAVVAGPSPPPASGRSLGASDPGPPPRGAATAAPAPPGREPWARVLQAPALAPTIHSSLPRKPRTTSAASRPGCAPPSPRGPFEDPWLLRADDCDAAPVACGPVPGSPRLPGAPRVVDGCELAGRAARRPEAVARIPPLRRGATTLGVTTVPGSCGDAPAEGAGGPRASPGLRKGSAPKGGFLPRPPGAGPPAPPVRKSSLEQSGLGAPRAGPAAPAPHGEEEARPGGRGDPPAPRGTSSLRARAGKGEPAPRPAGASLERGEGQAHGSKGRDGPARGPRAVPRLGVPAGPVPEPPAAGRGGAAKAGAPPKPPAAGAKGRSLVAGGSRAPGAPVSGRAAAGAAVAASPRTAPRAAPAVGCKTGRGTVMGAKQALRAAHSRVHELAAGGGPGRGGPAWGSADSDSGLDSGAAAAEERPPAGPALPSPYSKVTAPRRPQRYSSGHGSDNSSVLSGELPPAMGRTVLFYHSGGSSGYESVLRDSEEATGSASSAPDSTSESGAASPGARARSLKSPKKRATGLQRRRLIPAPLPDAAALARKPSLPGQWVDLPPPLAGALKEPFEIKVYEIDDVERLQRHRPPPREPAAQASQDVEKGPVCVPRLRGAERRQQRLREVQARRPHLCEELAETQGRLMLEPGRWLEQFEVDPELEPESPEYLAALERATAALEQCVNLCKAHVMMVTCFDIGATAAAARPGPQEVDV